The Streptomyces sp. CC0208 genome window below encodes:
- a CDS encoding LuxR C-terminal-related transcriptional regulator, producing the protein MVVSAVVTGDRKTAVPAAERVDPLGDPFLRTRFAVPSRPATFLPRRRLTQHLAEGLRTPLTMVNGSAGAGKTLLVADWTASLDRPVAWLTVEAEKQRPGTFWAYFLQALSASGTELSDRVHCPADPNRISRKVLSEIAEDLVGRDPAPIVVLDEFDRVSASEVAEQLEFVLQHAGSGLRLILVTRNEPMLSLHRYRAAGTLTEIRDAELALNPEEAAALLELHGLSLPADAVRSLVERTRGWAAGLRLCALAAQESPDPERYLKEFEADHSTVADFLLAEVLRRQPPATQDLLLRVSVLDRFCPDLVNRLTHRTDAALILAELHRDNAFVEQLGQGWYRLHPLFGEILQTHLRVRHPGLEPDLHRSAAQWMRRRGALPEALAHGAAADDWGFTAAAVVDDLAIGQFFTDLRSDDLNELFSRMGPEATGPATELVRAARDLAHSDLDRGVAHLHHVETWLSAAPEDPAAAQLSWAFLEAVAARLAGSPARAEQAAEAADEVRPEVPPHLLDKHPELSALLLTHLGSTRLWAGHYEDARAALSEAADCPGGILTVLPREESMGHLALLDYLDGWPGRAEHQALAAMTETERFSLPQPSGSGIERLVLAAVAVDRHELGRAQALLDEAAELDLDTQDPVKAAGRAIATARLHLARGNARAAMESATPALTTTVTSPWADSLERLVTSAVHLAEGRAETAAEVLRHLPDDQPAWTVEAARIQLAAGRPGAAIDLLDSVSAERRPGPAVTVRAALVRAQAAQMAGDTETARRFVAQALLLARRERLRRPFLDAGRWIRPLLATAPLRSLAAEWLVPGPVTGNGPGAAGPRPAPIVVQELSERERDVLQRLAQMMSTEEIAVDLYLSVNTVKTHLKSLYRKLAVNRRSEAVHRARDMRLL; encoded by the coding sequence CTGGTGGTGAGCGCCGTGGTCACAGGTGACAGGAAGACCGCGGTTCCGGCCGCAGAGCGGGTGGATCCGCTCGGGGACCCGTTCTTGCGTACGCGATTCGCGGTGCCGTCGCGGCCCGCCACGTTCCTGCCCCGCCGGCGCCTGACCCAGCACCTGGCAGAGGGCCTCCGGACGCCGTTGACCATGGTCAACGGTTCGGCCGGCGCGGGAAAGACCCTGTTGGTCGCCGACTGGACCGCGAGCCTCGACCGGCCCGTCGCCTGGCTCACCGTCGAGGCGGAGAAGCAGCGCCCCGGCACGTTCTGGGCGTACTTCCTCCAGGCTCTCAGCGCCTCCGGCACTGAGCTGTCCGACCGGGTCCACTGCCCGGCGGACCCGAACCGGATCAGCCGCAAGGTGCTGTCGGAGATCGCCGAGGACCTGGTCGGACGCGACCCGGCCCCCATCGTCGTGCTCGACGAGTTCGACCGGGTGAGCGCGTCCGAGGTGGCGGAGCAACTGGAGTTCGTGCTGCAGCACGCCGGTTCCGGGCTGCGTCTGATCCTCGTCACCCGCAACGAACCGATGCTCTCCCTGCACCGGTACCGAGCCGCCGGAACCCTGACGGAGATCCGTGACGCCGAGCTCGCCCTGAACCCCGAGGAGGCCGCGGCGCTCCTGGAACTGCACGGACTCAGCCTGCCCGCAGACGCGGTGCGCTCCCTGGTGGAGCGCACCCGCGGCTGGGCCGCCGGTCTGCGGCTGTGCGCCCTGGCCGCGCAGGAGAGCCCGGACCCGGAGAGGTACCTCAAGGAGTTCGAAGCCGACCACAGCACGGTCGCCGACTTCCTGCTGGCGGAGGTGCTCAGACGCCAGCCGCCGGCGACGCAGGACCTGCTGCTGCGCGTCAGCGTCCTGGACCGTTTCTGTCCCGACCTGGTGAACCGGCTGACCCACCGCACCGATGCCGCACTCATCCTGGCCGAACTGCATCGTGACAACGCCTTCGTCGAACAGCTGGGACAGGGGTGGTACCGCCTCCACCCGTTGTTCGGGGAGATACTCCAGACCCACCTCCGGGTGCGCCACCCCGGTCTCGAACCCGATCTGCACCGGTCGGCGGCCCAGTGGATGCGGCGCCGCGGCGCCCTCCCGGAGGCCCTCGCCCACGGAGCCGCCGCCGACGACTGGGGCTTCACCGCCGCCGCCGTCGTCGACGACCTCGCCATCGGGCAGTTCTTCACCGATCTGCGCTCCGACGACCTGAACGAGCTGTTCTCCCGGATGGGGCCCGAGGCCACGGGCCCCGCGACCGAGCTCGTCCGGGCGGCTCGCGATCTCGCCCACAGTGACCTCGACCGGGGTGTGGCCCACCTGCACCACGTCGAGACCTGGCTGTCGGCCGCACCGGAAGATCCGGCGGCGGCCCAGCTGAGCTGGGCCTTCCTGGAGGCGGTGGCCGCCAGGCTGGCCGGTTCTCCCGCACGGGCCGAACAGGCCGCCGAAGCCGCCGACGAGGTACGGCCGGAGGTCCCCCCGCACCTCCTGGACAAACACCCCGAACTGTCCGCCCTGCTGCTGACCCATCTGGGCTCCACGCGTCTGTGGGCCGGGCACTACGAGGACGCGCGGGCCGCGTTGTCCGAGGCGGCCGACTGTCCCGGCGGGATCCTGACGGTGCTGCCCCGGGAGGAGTCGATGGGCCACCTGGCATTGCTCGACTACCTGGACGGCTGGCCCGGCAGGGCCGAGCACCAGGCCCTCGCGGCGATGACCGAGACAGAGCGGTTCAGCCTTCCGCAGCCCTCCGGTTCCGGAATCGAACGGCTGGTGCTGGCCGCCGTCGCGGTCGACCGCCACGAACTGGGTCGGGCCCAGGCCCTCCTCGACGAGGCCGCCGAGCTCGACCTCGACACCCAGGACCCGGTGAAGGCCGCCGGGCGGGCGATCGCCACGGCCCGGCTCCACCTGGCACGGGGCAACGCGCGAGCGGCCATGGAGTCGGCGACCCCGGCCCTGACCACCACCGTCACCTCACCCTGGGCGGACAGCCTGGAGCGGCTGGTCACCTCCGCCGTCCACCTGGCCGAGGGGCGAGCCGAGACGGCCGCCGAAGTGCTCAGGCACCTGCCGGACGACCAGCCGGCATGGACGGTGGAAGCCGCACGCATCCAGCTCGCCGCAGGCAGACCGGGCGCCGCGATCGACCTTCTCGACAGCGTGTCCGCCGAGCGCCGGCCAGGGCCCGCGGTGACCGTGCGGGCGGCGCTGGTGAGAGCCCAGGCCGCACAGATGGCGGGTGACACCGAGACAGCCCGCAGGTTCGTCGCCCAGGCCCTTCTCCTCGCCCGCCGCGAACGGCTGCGCCGCCCCTTCCTCGACGCCGGGCGCTGGATCAGGCCTCTGCTGGCCACGGCGCCCCTGCGGTCGCTGGCCGCCGAATGGCTCGTGCCCGGCCCCGTCACCGGCAACGGACCGGGCGCGGCCGGCCCGCGCCCCGCGCCGATCGTCGTGCAGGAACTGAGCGAACGCGAGCGCGACGTCCTGCAACGGCTGGCGCAGATGATGTCGACGGAGGAAATCGCCGTGGACCTCTACCTCTCGGTGAACACGGTGAAGACCCACCTCAAGAGCCTGTACCGGAAGCTGGCCGTGAACCGCCGCAGCGAGGCGGTGCACCGGGCACGGGACATGCGGCTCCTGTGA